The Globicephala melas chromosome 13, mGloMel1.2, whole genome shotgun sequence genome includes a region encoding these proteins:
- the RPLP0 gene encoding large ribosomal subunit protein uL10, producing MPREDRATWKSNYFLKIIQLLDDYPKCFIVGADNVGSKQMQQIRMSLRGKAVVLMGKNTMMRKAIRGHLENNPALEKLLPHIRGNVGFVFTKEDLTEIRDMLLANKVPAAARAGAIAPCEVTVPAQNTGLGPEKTSFFQALGITTKISRGTIEILSDVQLIKTGDKVGASEATLLNMLNISPFSFGLVIQQVFDSGSIYNPEVLDITEETLHSRFLEGVRNVASICLQIGYPTVASVPHSIISGYKRVLALSVETDYTFPLAEKVKAFLADPSAFVAAAPVAAASTAAPAAAAAAPVKVEAKEESEESDEDMGFGLFD from the exons ATGCCCAGGGAAGACAGGGCGACCTGGAAGTCCAATTACTTCCTTAAGATCATC CAACTTCTGGATGATTATCCGAAATGCTTCATTGTGGGAGCAGACAATGTGGGCTCCAAGCAGATGCAGCAGATCCGCATGTCTCTCCGAGGGAAGGCCGTGGTACTGATGGGCAAAAATACAATGATGCGCAAGGCCATCCGAGGGCATCTGGAAAACAACCCAGCTTTGGAGAA ACTGTTGCCTCACATCCGGGGGAACGTGGGCTTTGTGTTCACCAAGGAGGACCTCACTGAGATCAGGGACATGCTGCTGGCCAATAAG GTGCCAGCTGCCGCCCGTGCTGGTGCCATAGCCCCAtgcgaagtcactgtgcctgccCAGAACACTGGTCTGGGGCCTGAGAAGACCTCCTTCTTCCAGGCTTTAGGCATCACCACTAAAATCTCCAGGGGCACCATCGAAATCCTG AGTGATGTGCAGCTGATTAAGACTGGAGACAAAGTGGGAGCCAGTGAAGCCACGTTGCTGAACATGCTGAacatctcccccttctcctttggGCTGGTCATCCAGCAGGTGTTTGACAGTGGCAGCATCTATAACCCTGAAGTACTTGACATCACAGAGGAAACTCTGCATTCTCGCTTCCTGGAG ggTGTCCGCAATGTTGCCAGCATATGTCTGCAGATTGGTTACCCAACTGTTGCATCTGTACCCCATTCTATCATCAGTGGGTACAAGCGGGTCCTGGCTTTGTCTGTGGAGACTGATTACACCTTCCCACTTGCTGAAAag GTCAAGGCCTTCTTGGCTGATCCATCTGCATTTGTGGCTGCTGCCCCTGTGGCAGCTGCCAGCactgctgctcctgctgctgctgccgcagCCCCAGTCAAGGTTGAAGCAAAGGAAGAGTCGGAGGAGTCGGATGAGGACATGGGATTTGGTCTCTTTGACTAA